A window from Herbaspirillum sp. meg3 encodes these proteins:
- the lpxB gene encoding lipid-A-disaccharide synthase codes for MVAGESSGDLLASRLLSGLRPRLPDARLHGIGGPHMAEHGFISDWPMDKLTVRGLFEVIPRYREIKGIQNALRDQLLAERPAVFIGVDYGGFNLGLELQLRDAGIPTMHFIGPQIWAWRGGRIKKIARAVSHMLVIFPFEEEIYRKAGVPVTYVGHPLAEVIPMEPDQAAARTALGLHQDRRVVAILPGSRMSELKYNTASFLGAARLLKQREPQLQFVAPMAGEKQRSYFEQLTSQTNSIDLDIKIISGQSHAAMAAADAVLVASGTASLEVALYKKPMVIAYKMMRASYEIMRHMNYQPWVGLPNILAREYVVPELLQDAATPQALADALWKQLDDPVHLQNLRQRFTDMHHSLLRDTANVSAQAVCTLLDRQQTRFAQGA; via the coding sequence ATGGTCGCCGGCGAAAGCTCTGGCGACCTGCTGGCGAGCCGTTTGCTATCAGGCTTGCGTCCGCGTTTGCCGGATGCGCGTTTGCATGGTATCGGCGGACCACACATGGCTGAGCACGGTTTCATCAGCGACTGGCCGATGGATAAGCTCACTGTGCGTGGCCTGTTCGAAGTCATTCCACGCTATCGCGAGATCAAGGGAATCCAGAACGCTCTGCGTGATCAGTTGCTGGCAGAGCGCCCGGCAGTATTCATCGGTGTCGACTATGGCGGCTTTAATCTCGGGTTGGAGCTGCAATTGCGCGACGCCGGTATTCCCACGATGCATTTCATCGGTCCGCAAATATGGGCCTGGCGTGGCGGGCGGATCAAGAAGATAGCGCGTGCGGTGTCGCACATGCTGGTGATTTTTCCCTTCGAGGAAGAAATCTACCGCAAGGCAGGTGTGCCGGTGACTTATGTGGGGCATCCACTGGCGGAGGTTATTCCCATGGAGCCGGATCAAGCCGCAGCACGCACAGCATTAGGCCTGCATCAAGATCGCCGTGTCGTTGCCATTCTTCCCGGCAGCCGCATGTCAGAACTCAAGTACAACACGGCGAGTTTTCTTGGTGCTGCCAGATTGCTGAAGCAGCGGGAACCGCAATTGCAATTTGTTGCGCCAATGGCCGGCGAGAAACAGCGCTCTTATTTCGAACAATTGACTTCGCAGACCAATAGCATCGATCTGGATATCAAGATCATCAGCGGGCAATCGCATGCAGCAATGGCGGCGGCGGATGCGGTATTGGTTGCCTCCGGTACTGCGTCGCTGGAAGTCGCGCTCTACAAGAAGCCGATGGTGATTGCCTACAAGATGATGCGTGCGTCCTATGAAATCATGCGGCATATGAACTACCAGCCATGGGTAGGTTTGCCGAATATTCTCGCGCGCGAGTATGTTGTTCCAGAACTATTGCAAGATGCGGCTACTCCACAGGCGCTGGCTGATGCGCTCTGGAAACAGCTGGACGATCCGGTCCATTTGCAGAATCTGCGCCAACGATTTACCGACATGCATCACTCGTTGTTACGCGATACCGCCAATGTCAGCGCGCAGGCAGTATGTACTTTGCTGGATCGTCAGCAGACGCGCTTTGCGCAAGGAGCTTAG
- the rseP gene encoding RIP metalloprotease RseP yields MNLLHTLLAFAVALGTLVVVHELGHYWVARLCGVKVLRFSVGMGRVIYSRRFGRDQTEWALSILPLGGYVKMLDAREQDVSDMSAQDLKREFTRQSVWRRIAIVAAGPLANFILAILLFAGLFMHGIPEPVPKLRPMATQTVAYQAGLRGGETITAINGVAVQAWSEVRWELMQHVLEKTPARLDVERINNGVSGGKLLDSVNLPLDGVSSKDLESDFLAKLGLSLARPPAMLGKVMDGPAMQAGLQKGDLILDVNDVPIKDGLALVELVRASPGKPLSLHGVRGQSEFRIQVTPDTLSDNGQTIGRIKVEVPLAPEMIVVSDAPWTAIAKGAQKTWDTSAMTLKMIGKMIVGQVSWKNITGPITIADYAGQTAKVGLVSYLSFIAFISISLGVMNLLPIPVLDGGHLLYYSLEILTGRPVSERFGEIAQRAGLGILMTLMIVAAFNDIVRLMF; encoded by the coding sequence ATGAATCTGCTGCACACTCTGCTGGCCTTTGCGGTCGCTCTCGGTACGCTTGTCGTCGTGCATGAATTGGGGCATTACTGGGTGGCGCGCTTGTGCGGCGTCAAGGTTTTGCGCTTCTCGGTCGGCATGGGGCGGGTGATCTATTCACGCCGCTTTGGGCGTGATCAGACTGAATGGGCGCTATCGATATTGCCGCTGGGTGGTTACGTCAAGATGCTGGATGCCCGCGAGCAGGATGTCAGCGACATGTCCGCTCAGGATCTCAAGCGCGAATTCACGCGCCAGTCGGTCTGGCGTCGTATTGCGATCGTTGCGGCCGGTCCGTTAGCCAATTTCATCCTTGCCATTCTCTTGTTTGCCGGCTTGTTCATGCATGGCATTCCCGAACCGGTTCCCAAACTACGTCCGATGGCGACGCAGACTGTCGCATATCAAGCTGGTCTGCGCGGTGGTGAAACCATCACGGCCATTAACGGCGTCGCTGTTCAGGCATGGTCGGAAGTGCGTTGGGAGCTGATGCAGCACGTTCTGGAGAAGACGCCTGCGCGACTGGATGTTGAGCGCATCAACAATGGAGTAAGCGGCGGAAAGCTGCTGGATTCAGTGAATTTGCCACTCGATGGTGTATCAAGCAAGGATCTGGAAAGCGATTTTCTGGCAAAACTGGGCTTGTCCTTGGCGCGTCCTCCGGCGATGCTTGGCAAGGTCATGGATGGCCCCGCCATGCAGGCTGGATTGCAAAAGGGCGATCTGATCCTTGATGTCAACGACGTGCCGATCAAAGACGGCCTCGCACTCGTGGAGCTGGTTCGCGCCTCTCCCGGCAAGCCTTTGTCTCTGCATGGTGTGCGTGGGCAAAGCGAATTTCGCATTCAGGTTACACCTGACACACTGAGCGACAATGGTCAGACGATAGGGCGTATCAAGGTAGAGGTGCCGCTTGCGCCGGAAATGATTGTTGTCAGCGATGCGCCTTGGACGGCGATTGCCAAGGGCGCGCAGAAGACCTGGGACACGAGTGCCATGACGCTGAAGATGATCGGAAAAATGATCGTCGGACAGGTTTCCTGGAAAAATATTACCGGCCCGATTACCATAGCCGATTATGCCGGGCAGACTGCCAAAGTCGGACTGGTCAGCTATCTGAGCTTCATTGCGTTTATCAGCATCAGTCTTGGTGTAATGAACCTGCTGCCCATCCCGGTTTTAGATGGCGGCCATTTGCTGTATTATTCGCTGGAGATTTTGACTGGACGTCCTGTTTCTGAGCGCTTTGGGGAAATTGCTCAACGTGCCGGTCTTGGTATTTTGATGACATTGATGATCGTTGCCGCATTCAACGACATTGTTCGTCTGATGTTTTAA
- the lpxD gene encoding UDP-3-O-(3-hydroxymyristoyl)glucosamine N-acyltransferase translates to MGIRLEQLVERLGGQLKGDAQIDVSGIAPLDVATSSHITFLSNPKFRSQAEQTQAAALILSEVDDAAVAGYQGVRIVTKNPYAYFAHAAQLFAAQAAVPVTAGIHRSACVDETAQVAASATIGPHVVIEAGAVIGERAVIDAGSYVGRNARVGADTHFYARVTFHSGCEIGERGIVHSGVVIGADGFGFANEGGNWIKIPQVGRVVIGNDVEIGANTTIDRGALSDTVLEDGVKLDNQIQIAHNCHIGAHTAIAACAGIAGSAKIGKYCSIGGAAMIHGHITIADKVHVSAGTLALRSILEPGQYTGFYPIAKHGEWEKSAALVRNLGTMREKIRALEKTIKSLTEPHTEQNTEQKND, encoded by the coding sequence ATGGGTATTCGGCTAGAACAGTTGGTCGAACGCTTGGGTGGCCAGCTAAAAGGCGATGCGCAGATTGATGTCAGCGGCATCGCTCCTCTGGATGTGGCGACATCGTCGCATATCACTTTCCTCTCCAATCCCAAGTTTCGATCCCAGGCAGAGCAAACGCAGGCTGCTGCGTTGATTTTGTCTGAAGTGGATGACGCAGCCGTTGCTGGTTATCAGGGTGTACGCATTGTCACCAAAAATCCTTACGCCTATTTCGCCCATGCAGCGCAATTGTTTGCGGCGCAGGCGGCAGTGCCGGTTACTGCCGGCATTCACCGCAGCGCCTGTGTGGATGAAACGGCGCAGGTGGCGGCAAGCGCGACCATCGGCCCACACGTCGTCATCGAGGCCGGCGCCGTTATCGGCGAACGCGCTGTGATTGACGCGGGCAGTTATGTCGGTCGTAATGCGCGTGTTGGTGCCGATACGCATTTCTATGCTCGTGTCACGTTCCATTCCGGCTGTGAAATCGGCGAACGCGGCATCGTGCATTCCGGTGTTGTGATTGGCGCAGATGGTTTCGGATTTGCCAACGAAGGCGGCAACTGGATCAAGATTCCTCAGGTAGGGCGGGTGGTCATTGGCAACGACGTTGAGATTGGCGCCAATACGACGATAGACCGGGGTGCATTGTCCGATACGGTGCTGGAAGACGGGGTGAAGCTCGACAACCAGATTCAGATCGCCCACAACTGCCATATCGGCGCGCATACCGCGATTGCAGCCTGTGCCGGTATCGCCGGTAGCGCCAAAATCGGCAAATACTGCTCGATCGGTGGCGCCGCAATGATCCACGGCCATATTACGATTGCCGACAAGGTGCATGTCTCGGCGGGCACACTGGCGCTTCGTTCCATCCTGGAGCCAGGGCAATATACCGGCTTTTATCCTATCGCCAAGCATGGGGAATGGGAAAAATCAGCAGCATTGGTGCGCAATCTGGGCACAATGCGTGAGAAAATCCGTGCGTTGGAAAAAACGATCAAATCGCTTACAGAGCCGCATACTGAGCAAAATACTGAGCAAAAAAATGACTAG
- the ispC gene encoding 1-deoxy-D-xylulose-5-phosphate reductoisomerase — MQAITVLGSTGSIGVSTLDVIARHPDRYQVFALTAHSRVDELAEQCVRFRPKLAVVGTAQAAQALQQKLKSSQLRIEVLYGAQALCDVASADECDIVMAAIVGAAGLASTLAAARTGKKILLANKEALVMSGQLLIDAVAQHKATLLPIDSEHNAIFQCLPHDYRRSLPYAGIAKILLTASGGPFLKRDVGTLDSVTPEEAVAHPKWVMGRKISVDSATMMNKGLEVIEAHWLFGAPADKIEVMIHPQSVIHSMVSYIDGSVLAQLGNPDMRTPIANALAYPERIESGVAQLDLAQIGQLFFERPDFGRFPCLKLAYDALQAGGSSAAILNAANEVAVQAFLNQEIGFRMIDQVIARVMDKLPHGPVADIDALIEQDQQARSIAQSCLPL, encoded by the coding sequence ATGCAGGCAATTACTGTTCTCGGCTCTACCGGTTCCATCGGCGTTTCCACGCTGGATGTCATAGCGCGTCACCCTGATCGTTACCAAGTGTTTGCCTTGACGGCCCATTCGCGAGTCGATGAGCTTGCGGAGCAGTGCGTCCGTTTTCGCCCCAAGCTGGCGGTTGTCGGGACGGCGCAGGCTGCCCAGGCTCTACAGCAAAAGCTCAAATCCAGCCAGTTGCGCATTGAAGTCCTGTATGGCGCCCAGGCGCTATGTGACGTAGCCAGTGCGGACGAGTGCGATATCGTCATGGCGGCAATCGTTGGCGCGGCAGGTTTGGCGTCTACGCTGGCCGCAGCGCGCACCGGCAAGAAGATTCTCTTGGCCAACAAAGAGGCGCTGGTCATGTCCGGACAGCTGCTGATTGATGCCGTGGCGCAGCATAAGGCAACCTTGCTACCCATCGATAGTGAGCACAACGCCATTTTTCAATGTTTGCCGCACGATTATCGCCGTTCGCTGCCTTATGCCGGGATCGCCAAGATTCTCTTGACCGCATCGGGAGGGCCATTCCTCAAACGTGACGTTGGTACACTGGATAGCGTAACGCCGGAAGAGGCTGTGGCGCATCCGAAGTGGGTCATGGGCCGGAAGATTTCAGTGGATTCTGCCACCATGATGAACAAGGGCTTGGAAGTCATTGAGGCGCATTGGCTGTTCGGTGCGCCGGCTGACAAGATCGAAGTCATGATTCATCCGCAAAGCGTGATTCACTCGATGGTGTCCTACATCGATGGCTCGGTGCTGGCTCAACTGGGCAATCCAGACATGCGTACGCCCATCGCCAATGCACTTGCCTATCCGGAGCGGATCGAATCCGGGGTTGCCCAGCTGGACCTTGCTCAGATCGGGCAGTTATTTTTCGAGCGTCCGGATTTTGGGCGTTTTCCGTGTCTCAAACTGGCGTATGATGCACTGCAAGCCGGGGGCAGCTCGGCGGCAATCCTCAATGCCGCCAATGAAGTTGCTGTCCAGGCATTCCTGAATCAAGAAATCGGATTCCGCATGATTGATCAAGTGATCGCTCGCGTCATGGATAAGCTTCCCCATGGCCCTGTCGCCGATATCGACGCCCTGATCGAACAAGATCAGCAGGCACGCTCGATTGCGCAATCCTGCCTGCCCTTATGA
- the lpxA gene encoding acyl-ACP--UDP-N-acetylglucosamine O-acyltransferase, with product MSRIHATAVIESGAQLDSTVEVGAYSVIGANVRIDAGTKIGPHVVIEGHTTIGRDNQIFQFGSLGAAPQDKKYAGEPTRLEIGDRNTIREFVTFNLGTTQDAGVTRIGDDNWIMAYVHIAHDCQLGSNIILANNATLAGHVHLGDWVFLGGFTSVHQFCHIGAHAMTAFTAAVSQDVPPFVTAAGNRAVPAGINSEGLKRRGFTPEQIAAIKRAYKAIYRSSLPLEEAKQELLLQEEKSPESAAHIRLMREFIASSSRGIIR from the coding sequence ATGTCGCGTATCCATGCTACTGCCGTCATCGAGTCGGGCGCTCAGCTCGATTCGACGGTCGAGGTCGGCGCTTATTCCGTGATCGGCGCCAACGTTCGCATCGATGCCGGTACAAAAATCGGTCCGCACGTCGTGATCGAAGGCCATACGACCATTGGCCGTGACAATCAGATCTTCCAGTTTGGCTCTCTTGGCGCTGCACCACAGGACAAAAAATACGCCGGTGAACCGACACGCCTGGAGATCGGCGATCGCAACACCATCCGCGAATTCGTCACCTTTAATCTGGGAACCACGCAGGATGCCGGTGTGACCCGCATCGGGGACGACAACTGGATCATGGCATACGTGCACATCGCCCATGATTGCCAGCTTGGAAGCAACATCATTCTGGCCAACAACGCGACACTCGCCGGCCACGTGCATTTGGGCGATTGGGTATTCCTCGGCGGTTTTACGTCGGTGCATCAGTTCTGCCATATCGGCGCCCATGCGATGACTGCGTTCACAGCAGCAGTGAGCCAGGATGTTCCGCCATTTGTGACGGCTGCAGGCAATCGCGCTGTACCCGCCGGCATCAATAGCGAAGGCCTGAAGCGTCGTGGTTTTACGCCGGAGCAGATCGCTGCGATCAAGCGTGCGTACAAGGCCATCTATCGTTCCAGTCTGCCGTTGGAAGAAGCCAAGCAGGAATTACTGCTGCAAGAAGAAAAATCCCCTGAATCCGCAGCACACATCCGCCTGATGCGTGAATTCATCGCGTCGTCCTCTCGTGGCATCATCCGATAA
- a CDS encoding RNA methyltransferase, with the protein MKTISSRDNALYKELKQLATSAQARRKAGRSLLDGVHLAEAYLQQAGKPELCVVAESAVYHAEVAPVLAQCEAEGSQCICLPDALYQVLSQVENGVGLLLIIATPQPQVPVALTASAVLLDGLQDPGNLGSILRSAAAAGIRQVFCSAGTAAAWSPKVLRAGMGAHFLLQIFEGADLLGLCKTSKIPVLATSSYAQETIYQINLTQEVAWLFGHEGQGVADDLMDAAGVKVVIPHLGQMESLNVAAAAAVCFFEQARQRQGGR; encoded by the coding sequence ATGAAGACGATCTCTTCCCGCGACAACGCGCTGTACAAAGAACTCAAGCAACTGGCGACCAGCGCACAGGCGCGTCGCAAGGCAGGGCGCAGTCTGCTCGACGGCGTGCATCTGGCGGAAGCGTATTTGCAGCAGGCAGGCAAGCCCGAATTGTGCGTCGTCGCCGAGAGTGCGGTGTATCACGCTGAAGTTGCACCGGTGCTGGCTCAGTGTGAAGCCGAGGGCAGTCAGTGCATTTGTTTGCCGGATGCGTTGTATCAGGTGTTGAGTCAGGTTGAAAACGGCGTCGGCTTGTTGCTGATTATCGCAACGCCTCAGCCGCAAGTGCCGGTAGCATTGACGGCATCGGCAGTTTTGCTCGATGGCTTGCAGGATCCGGGCAATCTCGGATCAATTTTGCGTAGTGCGGCGGCGGCTGGAATTCGTCAGGTATTTTGCTCGGCAGGCACTGCCGCTGCGTGGTCGCCGAAGGTGTTGCGAGCAGGCATGGGCGCACATTTTTTGCTCCAGATTTTTGAAGGCGCCGATTTGCTGGGCCTCTGCAAGACCAGCAAAATTCCCGTATTGGCGACCAGTTCGTATGCACAGGAAACCATTTATCAGATCAATCTGACGCAAGAAGTCGCCTGGCTGTTCGGCCACGAAGGACAGGGCGTCGCCGACGATTTGATGGACGCCGCCGGCGTCAAAGTGGTGATCCCGCATCTGGGCCAAATGGAATCGCTTAACGTTGCAGCAGCAGCGGCAGTCTGTTTCTTTGAGCAAGCCCGGCAAAGGCAGGGCGGCCGCTGA
- the bamA gene encoding outer membrane protein assembly factor BamA: protein MNLHSAHFPAPTFSRSLIAVAALALCNQAFAVEPFVVKDIRVEGIQRTEAGTVFSYLPVRVGDTFNDEKGTAAIKALYATGFFKDVRVEAEGDVLVIQVEERPAIASVDFTGIKEFDKEQLTKALKEIGVAESRIFDKSQVDRAEQELKRQYLSRGLYGAKVTTTITPVERNRVAVSFAVDEGDVSRIKQINIVGNKAFSDGNLRDQLKLTTPGWFTWYTKADQYSKQKLAGDIESLRSYYLDRGYLEMQIESTQVSITPDKKDIYITININEGEKYTVSDIKLDGEMFGMQADLAALVQLKKGDVYSGTKLTDSTKKISERLGNFGYAFANVNANPNVDREKKEVAFTIMVDPGKRVYVRHINIAGNTKTRDEVIRREFRQFEDSWYDGEKIKLSRDRVDRLGYFKEVTIETPEVPNSTDQIDVNMKVEEKPTGNIMIGAGFSQTDKLSLTGSISQENAFGSGNTVGIEVNTSSRYRTIAVSQTNPYFTDDGISRTYEVFLRTIRPSAYTTGDYRVKTIGGSVKFGVPFSELDRVFFGVGIENTKVDTDSSSPSLYRQYVRDFGSGAGSVAGCDVINNAACGIGTATTTSFPLTVAWQRDSRDSALVPTKGVYQRANLEVSGIGTLQYYRATYQHQYFQPFWSNAATLAWNGEVDYGKGFGGKPYPIFKNYYAGGIGTVRGYEASSLGNLKDQYGDSMGGASRLIANVELQFPFPGSGQDRSLRWFTFVDGGNVFADGERIKINDLRYSTGFGISWISPIGPLKLSYGKPLNAKTGDKAQNFQFQLGTGF, encoded by the coding sequence ATGAACTTACATTCCGCGCATTTCCCTGCACCGACCTTTTCCCGTAGCCTGATCGCTGTTGCTGCGCTTGCCCTTTGCAATCAGGCATTCGCTGTCGAACCGTTCGTGGTCAAGGACATCCGTGTCGAAGGCATTCAGCGTACCGAAGCAGGCACCGTGTTCAGTTACTTGCCGGTGCGAGTGGGTGACACCTTCAATGACGAAAAAGGTACGGCTGCGATCAAGGCGCTTTACGCGACCGGCTTCTTCAAGGACGTTCGTGTTGAAGCTGAAGGCGACGTGCTCGTGATTCAGGTGGAAGAGCGTCCGGCGATTGCCAGTGTCGACTTCACGGGCATCAAGGAATTTGACAAGGAACAACTGACCAAGGCGCTGAAGGAAATCGGCGTCGCCGAATCGCGTATTTTCGACAAGTCGCAAGTCGATCGCGCAGAGCAGGAACTCAAGCGCCAATATTTGTCGCGTGGCCTGTACGGCGCGAAGGTCACCACGACCATTACACCGGTTGAGCGTAACCGTGTTGCAGTGAGTTTCGCTGTGGATGAGGGCGACGTTTCGCGCATTAAGCAAATCAATATTGTCGGCAACAAGGCATTCTCCGACGGCAATTTGCGCGATCAACTGAAGTTGACAACACCGGGCTGGTTCACCTGGTACACCAAGGCTGACCAATATTCCAAGCAAAAACTGGCTGGCGATATCGAGTCGCTGCGATCCTATTATCTGGATCGCGGTTATCTGGAAATGCAGATCGAGTCGACGCAAGTTTCCATTACACCAGATAAAAAAGATATCTACATCACCATCAATATCAACGAAGGTGAAAAGTACACGGTCTCCGACATCAAGCTCGATGGCGAAATGTTTGGTATGCAGGCTGACCTGGCAGCGCTGGTTCAGCTGAAAAAAGGTGATGTCTATTCGGGTACCAAGCTCACTGACAGCACCAAGAAGATCAGCGAACGTCTCGGTAATTTCGGCTATGCATTCGCCAACGTCAATGCCAATCCAAACGTTGATCGTGAGAAGAAGGAAGTTGCCTTTACCATCATGGTCGACCCGGGCAAGCGCGTGTATGTGCGTCATATCAACATTGCCGGCAATACCAAGACCCGTGACGAAGTTATTCGCCGTGAGTTCCGTCAGTTTGAAGACTCTTGGTATGACGGTGAGAAGATCAAGCTGTCGCGTGATCGTGTCGACCGCCTGGGCTATTTCAAGGAAGTCACGATTGAGACACCGGAAGTGCCGAACAGCACGGATCAGATTGACGTCAACATGAAAGTGGAAGAGAAACCGACCGGTAACATCATGATCGGCGCCGGCTTCTCACAAACTGACAAGTTGAGTCTGACTGGTTCGATTTCGCAGGAAAATGCATTCGGTAGCGGCAATACGGTCGGTATCGAAGTCAATACCAGCTCGCGTTACCGCACGATCGCTGTTTCGCAGACGAATCCGTACTTCACGGATGACGGTATCAGCCGCACTTATGAAGTGTTCCTGCGCACGATTCGTCCATCGGCCTACACCACCGGTGACTATCGCGTGAAAACCATCGGCGGTAGCGTCAAGTTCGGTGTTCCGTTTTCTGAGCTGGATCGCGTTTTCTTTGGTGTTGGTATTGAAAATACCAAGGTCGACACCGATAGTTCTAGCCCGAGCTTGTATCGTCAATACGTGCGAGATTTCGGTTCAGGTGCAGGTAGCGTTGCTGGTTGTGATGTCATCAATAATGCCGCTTGCGGTATCGGCACTGCGACAACAACCAGCTTCCCGCTGACCGTTGCATGGCAACGTGACAGCCGCGATAGTGCATTGGTCCCAACCAAGGGTGTCTACCAACGTGCCAACCTTGAAGTATCCGGCATTGGTACTTTGCAATATTATCGTGCAACTTATCAGCATCAATACTTCCAACCGTTCTGGAGCAATGCGGCGACGCTGGCCTGGAATGGCGAAGTGGACTACGGTAAGGGCTTCGGCGGCAAGCCATACCCGATTTTCAAGAATTACTACGCGGGCGGTATTGGCACCGTGCGCGGATACGAAGCATCGTCTTTGGGTAACCTGAAAGACCAATACGGTGACTCAATGGGCGGTGCATCGCGTCTGATCGCTAACGTGGAGTTGCAATTTCCGTTCCCGGGTTCGGGACAGGATCGTAGTTTGCGTTGGTTTACCTTTGTTGACGGCGGTAACGTGTTTGCCGATGGTGAACGTATTAAAATCAATGACTTGCGCTATTCCACTGGTTTCGGTATCAGCTGGATTTCGCCAATCGGCCCGCTGAAGCTGAGCTACGGTAAGCCGCTGAATGCGAAGACTGGCGATAAAGCGCAAAACTTCCAGTTCCAGTTGGGAACCGGTTTCTGA
- the fabZ gene encoding 3-hydroxyacyl-ACP dehydratase FabZ: MTSLDINQIKEYLPHRYPLLLVDRVLTWESGKDITAIKNVTVNEEFFNGHFPHKPVMPGVLMIEALAQTAALLSFLTEGRKPDANTVVYFVGIDNARFKRPVEPGDQLKMHVEITRRARGIWKYKAVATVDGQVAVEGDLMCTMRNANDASQAG; this comes from the coding sequence ATGACTAGTCTCGATATCAATCAAATCAAAGAATACCTCCCGCACCGTTATCCGCTGTTGTTGGTGGATCGCGTTCTCACATGGGAAAGCGGTAAGGACATCACTGCCATCAAGAATGTGACCGTCAACGAAGAGTTTTTTAACGGCCATTTTCCTCACAAGCCGGTGATGCCTGGTGTGTTGATGATCGAAGCGCTGGCACAGACGGCTGCTTTGTTGTCCTTTTTGACCGAAGGCCGCAAACCTGATGCCAATACCGTTGTGTATTTCGTTGGTATCGACAATGCGCGTTTCAAGCGTCCTGTCGAGCCAGGCGACCAGTTGAAGATGCATGTGGAAATTACCCGCCGTGCTCGTGGCATCTGGAAGTACAAGGCGGTGGCGACAGTTGACGGCCAGGTTGCTGTAGAAGGCGATCTGATGTGCACGATGCGCAACGCCAACGACGCCAGCCAGGCAGGCTAA
- a CDS encoding OmpH family outer membrane protein produces MILKFITKSLMSIQAATLAVGMLSFASVHAQESKIAFVSTERIFREAVPAKAAQTKLEAEFAKREKDIADMAARLKAQSDKLDKDAAVLSESERVKRQRDLADIDKEFQRKQREFREDLNQRRNEELSVVLERTNKVIRQIAEAEKYDIVFQEAVYASKRIDITDKVLKELAK; encoded by the coding sequence ATGATCTTGAAGTTTATTACTAAATCATTGATGTCGATCCAAGCTGCAACACTGGCTGTCGGCATGTTGTCGTTTGCCAGTGTGCATGCGCAGGAATCGAAAATTGCTTTTGTCAGCACCGAGCGTATTTTCCGCGAAGCCGTGCCTGCAAAGGCTGCGCAGACCAAGCTTGAAGCTGAGTTTGCCAAGCGCGAAAAAGATATCGCTGATATGGCTGCACGCCTGAAGGCACAATCGGACAAGCTGGACAAGGATGCTGCAGTATTGTCCGAGTCGGAACGTGTCAAGCGTCAGCGCGATCTGGCCGATATCGACAAGGAATTTCAGCGTAAGCAACGCGAATTCCGTGAAGATCTGAATCAGCGTCGCAACGAAGAATTGTCGGTCGTTCTTGAACGTACCAACAAGGTGATCCGTCAGATCGCTGAAGCTGAAAAGTACGATATCGTTTTCCAGGAAGCAGTCTATGCCAGCAAGCGCATCGACATCACCGACAAGGTTCTGAAAGAGCTGGCGAAGTAA
- the rnhB gene encoding ribonuclease HII yields the protein MARKHDSNLSLFALDDYAGEIICGVDEAGRGPLAGPVFASAVILNPARPIVGLRDSKKLSEASRDALALEIKEHAIAWAIAECSEDEIDQLNILHASMLAMRRAVEALRTIPTLALIDGNRSPVMAIRSEAIVKGDDKVPAISAASILAKTARDAALRVLHDQYPHYAFDQHKGYPTALHLERLRLHGVSPVHRKSYAPVRALLAGA from the coding sequence ATGGCCAGGAAACACGATTCGAATTTATCTTTGTTTGCTCTCGACGATTACGCCGGTGAAATCATTTGCGGCGTTGATGAGGCCGGACGTGGCCCCTTGGCAGGGCCGGTTTTCGCTTCCGCCGTCATTCTCAATCCGGCGCGACCTATCGTCGGTTTGCGCGATTCAAAGAAACTGAGCGAAGCAAGTCGCGACGCGCTGGCCTTGGAAATCAAGGAGCACGCGATTGCCTGGGCGATTGCCGAGTGTTCCGAAGACGAAATCGATCAACTCAATATTCTCCATGCAAGCATGCTCGCGATGCGCCGTGCGGTGGAGGCCTTGCGCACCATTCCTACTCTGGCGCTGATTGACGGCAATCGTAGCCCGGTGATGGCGATCCGCTCCGAAGCGATCGTCAAAGGCGACGACAAAGTGCCCGCCATTTCGGCAGCGTCGATTCTCGCCAAAACTGCGCGCGATGCAGCCTTGCGGGTACTGCATGATCAATATCCCCATTACGCGTTTGATCAGCACAAGGGATACCCGACTGCATTGCATCTGGAGCGTTTGCGCCTGCATGGCGTATCCCCTGTGCATCGCAAGTCTTACGCCCCCGTTCGCGCCTTGCTGGCCGGTGCCTGA